CTCTCGGGCAACGTCCGGGCCTCCTTCTATCTCTACAACGACCGGTCGGACGCCGACCGGATGATCCGCGGGATCACCGAGCTTCTCGGCCGGCTCAGCGGTACATCGGCTGCGACGCCTGGACGGGCGCGTCGGTCCGGCCCCGGTCGGCGGCGTGCTTCTGGATCGAGCGCAGCTGCTGCTCGATCCGCTCGGCCTCGGCGTACAACGGGACGGGGTCGAGCGGGGTCCGCAGGAGGATCCGGTTGATCGTCTCGATCACCTTCGCCGCGGCCCGCGCGTCCGGATAGTCCGACTGCGCTTCGGCGAGGAACGTCAGGACATCGAAGCCCCGGCGGCGGCCCTCGTTGAGCAGCACGCCGGCGATGCCGGTGATCACGCCCTCGGCGAACGGGATCATGTTCGGCTCGATGTAGAGCTCGCGCGCCTTGCGCGTGCT
This portion of the Thermoplasmata archaeon genome encodes:
- a CDS encoding PAC2 family protein, whose translation is QMDQIGIVESPSFPTVSLVRNGDPQHPVRVYAGRPPADRAGRGADKIVAFVSEFHPAPTVIHPLATAIIDWVQEQRCSLLVSPEGLVVEATPHTGRGHSPRLNEVKVYGVASTRKARELYIEPNMIPFAEGVITGIAGVLLNEGRRRGFDVLTFLAEAQSDYPDARAAAKVIETINRILLRTPLDPVPLYAEAERIEQQLRSIQKHAADRGRTDAPVQASQPMYR